In one window of Episyrphus balteatus chromosome 3, idEpiBalt1.1, whole genome shotgun sequence DNA:
- the LOC129915710 gene encoding collagen alpha-1(I) chain-like isoform X2, with protein MHASGGLVDLIKEFGISDVPVGITQAKGFCGSERNIYQASYPSPAFSLTKEAILTIQTSKAFPNGFPEDFSILIALKPSNRSQVKVPVFTIYSEESEDVLSVTIGREIGMIYQQVDGPNFQRNDINFGIGINDNKWHRFGISVKGHAATLILDCNKQVTRRLDRQLGSSLPTNGLILTGVQLTDDEGFFTGDIQMMHVADNPEAGYDICSKYVPSCSRSIVVESEGDPNSLRRFESSTWSSVGGEGFEAFEGSSRSSIDGFSGGPTGSSSFQYSTSGSLGGGGSTGSSGAYNYFPNGYEFGSRGGASGSASSALENGESGTGPNYHSSRYSQGPGDSEENISAAGGIEPTDNSLEAPNSTEVENSREESLAGSGLNGHGHISNKSETTSQENSVGHDGDEFDLNSFNTGLGGSRERGSGGRKRPKGRKKHRKMDSGVMTDLATIPPERRNNETGLGPNEPTSVNCYPGPRGYTGLPGPPGERGPKGDPGRDGLSGTAGGPGAPGHVFVVPVSQSNEKGPDSQAEALRQMLSQHMMSMKGPEGPMGLTGLPGPSGPPGLQGTKGEPGDVGEPGARGLRGPAGTQGREGRRGRSGRDGERGAVGPTGVKGEIGPMGSPGLPGDKGHRGVPGVAGEKGQQGLEGQPGEEGPTGLPGLPGELGPRGFLGPRGFPGPAGNPGLPGNEGVQGVKGNPGLTGLPGAPGQQGASGPPGAPGQQGNLGPPGIPGPSGKPGLPGLPGADGAPGRAGTPGSMGSKGDQGMQGVQGPVGFPGPRGPKGDDGPRGPMGDKGDNGERGLDGEKGETGLQGERGNAGPPGSPGPEGPEGPKGFEGPRGEMGMIGPTGEKGKDGPQGFQGYPGATGDKGDKGATGATGPAGIKGERGLQGTQGERGEIGPRGFRGSRGRRGNDGIVGPKGDTGQPGPPGAQGEAGRQGTEGPRGFIGMPGPPGADGKNGPPGPAGERGSPGEPGKPGPTGEPGVIGPRGATGDMGQVGEPGIPGLPGLPGEPGLPGDAGKEGHPGPPGHMGNPGPQGPTGLPGFPGDRGHQGQPGLPGLKGELGIPGAPGIPGDKGQAGEAGKDGPQGQMGRPGPPGNLGAPGAKGEVGEKGPIGPVGRDGLTGLRGLPGPPGPAGTPGEDGDKGELGPPGEKGLKGSQGEMGPMGSSGPQGPRGESGPPGAPGDKGPTGEMGRAGIKGEDGKPGIAGPPGNMGLQGLPGPPGIKGERGDDGMMGPVGPIGIPGEQGRRGPKGASGAQGKPGAPGPIGFTGADGAQGQPGPIGPPGKEGERGQNGPKGEEGKSGLPGPPGKQGNLGPEGPKGALGPRGYPGNNGEPGLPGIKGEPGKEGDDGKPGEQGMPGDYGPPGRIGEPGPPGKQGSEGPAGLQGSTGPSGEKGDKGDIGPAGPMGIIGPQGLPGTQGPAGLRGPPGVTGETGRAGNIGPPGPNGKIGDTGPDGQKGDRGRRGPKGHRGELGMVGLKGDQGEKGDRGLRGPQGPEGRKGDLGPMGQLGFKGNDGIQGPVGEPGKLGPKGTDGPTGPKGDMGPAGPPGPPGAPADAPLIPPELLFQMGEYGNTKADLRRRRDVPSFEDLAAIDDDDDDFNELMGISKDTTSKRKSKRKKTKKEDLPPKFQDMYSAIYTMRQEMDRIRKPLGTQDNPARTCRDLHFGHPHFKDDWYWIDPNAGMADDAIYVFCNMTGDGETCVPADLHTAQMPSIPWRKEENLDWYSNMRGASKITYDTIGLVQLTFLKLLSQEGYQNFTYSCSNSVAWFNANDNNYTNAIKLQGDNEFEIGNEGTPVKPIVLFDGCQNGNTQSETILEIRTKRLSYLPITDFFPKDYGQPNQSFGFKVGSACFK; from the exons ATGCACGCCTCCG GCGGTTTGGTTGATCTTATCAAAGAATTCGGAATATCAGATGTCCCAGTTGGTATTACACAAGCCAAAGGCTTCTGTGGCAGTGAACGTAACATCTATCAAGCCTCATATCCATCACCAGCTTTCTCTTTGACCAAAGAAGCTATTCTAACAATACAAACATCGAAAGCCTTTCCCAATGGCTTTCCCGAAGACTTTTCCATCCTAATAGCCCTTAAGCCAAGCAATCGCAGCCAAGTCAAAGTTCCGGTATTTACAATTTACTCCGAAGAAAGTGAAGACGTTCTATCGGTGACAATTGGTCGAGAAATCGGAATGATTTATCAACAAGTTGATGGTCCGAACTTTCAACGGAACGACATTAATTTTGGTATTGGCATCAATGACAACAAATGGCATCGATTTGGTATCAGTGTGAAAGGGCATGCGGCAACTTTGATTTTGGACTGTAACAAACAAGTTACTCGAAGGTTAGACAGGCAACTTGGATCTTCATTACCGACAAATGGTTTGATATTGACCGGGGTACAATTGACAGATGATGAAGGCTTTTTTACTGGGGATATCCAAATGATGCATGTGGCTGATAATCCTGAAGCTGGTTATGATATTTGTTCGAAGTATGTTCCGTCATGTAGCCGAAGTATTGTTGTAGAGTCTGAAGGGGACCCTAACAGCTTACGAAGGTTTGAAAGTTCAACTTGGAGTTCTGTCGGTGGCGAGGGGTTTGAAGCTTTCGAAGGGTCTAGTCGGTCTTCGATTGATGGTTTTAGTGGTGGACCAACGGGAAGCTCGAGCTTTCAATATTCAACTAGTGGGTCTTTAGGTGGAGGCGGTTCGACGGGATCAAGCGGAGCCTATAATTACTTCCCAAATGGTTATGAATTCGGTTCGAGAGGTGGAGCTTCTGGGTCTGCATCGTCTGCTTTAGAAAATGGAGAGAGCGGAACTGGACCGAATTATCATTCCTCACGATATTCCCAAGGACCTGGAGACTCCGAAGAAAACATTTCTGCAGCTGGTGGAATAGAACCAACTGATAACTCATTAGAAGCCCCGAATTCCACAGAAGTTGAAAATTCTAGAGAGGAGTCTTTAGCCGGAAGTGGTCTCAACGGTCATGGACACATTTCTAATAAATCCGAAACAACATCGCAAGAAAATAGTGTTGGTCACGATGGGGATGAATTTGATTTGAATTCTTTCAACACGGGCTTAGGTGGAAGTCGGGAGAGAGGATCCGGTGGTAGGAAAAGACCAAAAGGTCGAAAGAAGCATCGGAAAATGGATTCGGGGGTAATGACTGATTTGGCGACAATTCCTCCGGAACGTCGAAATAATGAAACAGGATTGGGACCCAATGAACCTACAAGTGTAAACTGTTATCCGGGACCGAGAGGTTATACCGGACTTCCCGGACCTCCAGGTGAGAGGGGTCCGAAGGGTGATCCAGGGAGAGATGGTCTTTCTGGGACAGCAGGTGGTCCTGGTGCACCGGGAcatgtttttgttgttcct GTTAGCCAAAGTAATGAAAAGGGACCGGATTCACAAGCAGAGGCTTTAAGACAAATGCTATCGCAGCATATG ATGTCTATGAAAGGACCAGAAGGACCAATGGGATTGACTGGATTGCCTGGACCGAGTGGGCCACCGGGTCTCCAGGGGACAAAAGGAGAACCGGGAGATGTGGGAGAACCT GGTGCCAGAGGTTTGAGAGGTCCAGCTGGGACCCAAGGTCGTGAAGGTCGACGAGGACGATCTGGTCGAGATGGGGAACGAGGAGCAGTTGGGCCAACTGGAGTGAAAGGTGAAATCGGACCGATGGGATCTCCAGGTTTGCCAGGTGATAAAGGTCATCGAGGAGTGCCAGGAGTTGCGGGAGAAAAAGGACAACAAGGTCTTGAAGGACAACCAGGTGAAGAAGGACCAACAGGCTTACCAGGTCTTCCCGGAGAGTTG GGACCTCGTGGTTTTCTTGGACCTCGTGGATTCCCAGGGCCAGCTGGAAATCCTGGTCTACCTGGTAACGAGGGTGTACAAGGTGTTAAAGGAAATCCAGGATTAACTGGATTGCCTGGAGCACCAGGCCAACAAGGTGCATCTGGACCACCAGGGGCTCCCGGTCAACAAGGTAACCTTGGGCCACCGGGAATTCCAGGTCCATCTGGCAAACCAGGTTTACCTGGTCTTCCCGGAGCAGACGGTGCTCCAGGGCGAGCTGGTACTCCAGGCTCAATGGGCAGCAAAGGTGATCAGGGAATGCAAGGTGTTCAAGGACCAGTTGGATTTCCTGGACCGCGTGGACCAAAAGGTGACGATGGACCACGGGGACCAATGGGAGACAAAGGTGACAATGGTGAACGTGGTTTGGATGGTGAGAAGGGAGAAACTGGTTTGCAGGGAGAGCGTGGAAATGCTGGACCACCTGGTAGCCCTGGCCCTGAAGGTCCAGAGGGCCCAAAAGGTTTTGAAGGACCTCGTGGTGAAATGGGAATGATTGGACCAACTGGGGAAAAGGGAAAAGATGGACCTCAAGGATTCCAAGGGTATCCAGGAGCAACTGGAGACAAGGGTGATAAAGGTGCTACTGGAGCCACAGGACCAGCTGGAATAAAAGGTGAACGTGGACTGCAAGGAACTCAGGGAGAACGTGGTGAAATAGGACCCAGGGGGTTCAGAGGTTCGAGAGGTCGGCGAGGTAACGATGGTATTGTTGGACCAAAGGGTGATACTGGACAACCAGGTCCACCAGGAGCTCAAGGAGAGGCTGGGCGACAGGGAACAGAAGGACCAAGAGGTTTCATTGGAATGCCTGGACCACCTGGAGCCGATGGAAAGAATGGACCTCCTGGGCCAGCTGGAGAAAGAGGATCAccg ggAGAACCAGGTAAACCTGGACCAACTGGAGAGCCAGGTGTAATTGGGCCCAGAGGAGCTACAGGTGACATGGGACAAGTTGGTGAGCCTGGTATACCAGGATTGCCAGGTCTTCCGGGAGAACCTGGACTGCCGGGCGATGCAGGGAAAGAAGGACATCCCGGTCCCCCTGGACATATGGGGAATCCAGGACCACAAGGACCTACTGGCTTGCCAGGATTTCCTGGAGATCGTGGACATCAAGGACAACCTGGCCTTCCAGGACTTAAAGGTGAACTTGGTATTCCTGGAGCTCCTGGAATACCCGGAGACAAAGGTCAAGCAGGTGAAGCGGGCAAAGACGGTCCCCAAGGTCAGATGGGCCGACCTGGACCTCCAGGAAATTTAGGAGCTCCTGGGGCAAAGGGAGAAGTAGGTGAAAAGGGACCAATCGGACCAGTTGGTCGTGATGGTTTGACTGGTTTACGTGGGCTGCCAGGTCCACCAGGGCCGGCAGGAACTCCAGGAGAAGATGGTGACAAGGGTGAACTTGGACCTCCGGGTGAAAAAGGTCTTAAAGGGTCCCAAGGAGAAATG GGTCCAATGGGATCATCAGGCCCACAAGGACCTCGAGGAGAATCAGGCCCACCTGGTGCACCAGGAGACAAAGGCCCAACTGGTGAAATGGGCCGCGCTGGCATCAAGGGTGAAGATGGTAAACCTGGAATAGCAGGTCCACCCGGTAATATGGGACTTCAAGGACTCCCTGGTCCGCCAGGAATAAAAGGCGAACGAGGTGACGATGGAATGATGGGACCTGTTGGACCAATTGGAATTCCTGGTGAACAAGGTCGTCGAGGGCCAAAAGGTGCTAGTGGAGCACAAGGAAAACCTGGTGCTCCCGGTCCAATCGGTTTTACCGGAGCGGATGGAGCTCAGGGACAACCTGGACCAATTGGGCCTCCTGGAAAAGAAGGTGAACGTGGACAAAATGGACCTAAAGGTGAAGAAGGTAAATCTGGTTTACCCGGGCCACCAGGAAAACAAGGTAACTTAGGTCCAGAAGGACCAAAAGGTGCACTCGGACCTCGAGGTTATCCAGGAAATAATGGCGAACCTGGTTTGCCTGGTATAAAAGGAGAACCAGGAAAAGAAGGTGATGACGGAAAACCAGGTGAACAAGGTATGCCAGGCGATTATGGTCCACCAGGAAGAATTGGAGAACCAGGACCGCCAGGCAAACAAGGTTCAGAAGGCCCAGCTGGTCTTCAAGGTAGCACGGGCCCATCTGGGGAAAAAGGTGACAAAGGTGATATTGGACCAGCTGGTCCTATGGGAATTATTGGACCACAAGGATTACCTGGAACTCAAGGGCCAGCTGGCTTACGAGGACCTCCTGGTGTCACTGGTGAAACCGGCAGAGCAGGAAATATTGGACCACCAGGTCCAAATGGAAAAATCGGCGACACTGGACCAGATGGACAAAAAGGTGATCGAGGTCGACGTGGTCCCAAAGGACATCGAGGTGAACTTGGAATGGTCGGTCTGAAGGGAGACCAAGGAGAGAAAGGAGATAGAGGATTACGTGGACCACAAGGTCCAGAAGGTCGTAAAGGTGATTTGGGTCCAATGGGACAGTTGGGTTTCAAGGGTAACGATGGTATACAAGGACCTGTAGGAGAACCTGGTAAATTGGGTCCAAAAGGAACAGATGGTCCAACTGGTCCTAAAGGTGATATGGGACCAGCTGGCCCTCCAGGACCACCAGGTGCTCCTGCTGATGCTCCTCTCATTCCACCTGAACTCCTATTTCAAATGGGAGAATATGGAAACACCAAAGCCGATCTTAGACGCCGAAGAGATGTTCCAAGTTTCGAGGACCTTGCTGCTAtagatgatgacgatgatgatttCAATGAGTTAATGGGTATTTCTAAGGATACAACATCCAAACGAaaatctaaaagaaaaaaaacaaaaaaagaagatctCCCACCGAAATTCCAAGACATGTACAGCGCCATCTATACAATGCGTCAAGAAATGGATCGCATTCGAAAACCTTTGGGAACACAAGATAATCCAGCACGTACTTGCAGAGATCTACATTTTGGTCATCCACATTTCAAAGACGATTGGTATTGGATCGATCCGAATGCTGGCATGGCTGATGATGCTATCTATGTCTTCTGTAATATGACTGGCGATGGTGAGACATGTGTCCCGGCTGATCTTCATACAGCACAAATGCCCAGCATTCCATGGCGAAAGGAGGAAAATTTGGATTGGTATTCGAATATGAGAGGAGCTTCAAAGATCACCTACGATACAATTGGATTAGTTCAGTTGACATTTTTGAAACTTCTCTCACAGGAGGGATATCAAAACTTTACCTATTCTTGTTCGAATAGTGTGGCTTGGTTTAATGCAAACGACAATAACTACACGAATGCTATAAAGTTGCAGGGTGATAATGAATTTGAAATTGGAAATGAAGGAACTCCAGTGAAGCCGATTGTTCTGTTTGATGGTTGCCAG aatggtAATACCCAATCAGAAACGATTTTAGAAATTCGAACAAAACGCTTAAGCTACCTGCCAATAACCGACTTTTTCCCAAAAGACTATGGACAACCAAATCAATCTTTCGGTTTTAAAGTTGGATCTgcttgttttaaataa